The genomic window ACCCGGGTCACCTCGTACCAGTCTCGGAACCCCGCGTGGCGTACCCGGTCGCCGACGACGAAGTGCTCTCGGACCCACGCGACAAACGTGCCTGCGGTCGCGTGTTCGTCGAGCTGGCCACGCCAGTAGGTGATCTTCTCCGTCTCCTCGGCGATCCACCGACGAAGGTCCTCACGACGTGAGCCGGTGGCCGCGGGGTGCTTCTCCACCTGGACGATCTCGCCGCGCCCGTTAGTGAAGTTGCGCTCGTACCCGTCAAGCTCGCGTTGGTAGCGCCGGATATCGGCTTCCAGTTTCTCGATGCGGCGCATGATCGTGCGCGGGCTGTCCCGGTGCGTCTGGTTAGCGGCCGCGCCCGCTGCACGCTCGGCGAGGTGCTCGCCCTTCTTCCACTGCTGGACGGCCTTGTCGCGGTGGTTCTGCACGCGGTCGAGGGCGTTGAGGTGCGCTTTGCGTGAGTGGTGGCCGGGCGGTTGGACGGGCTGCCCGAACGGGATCCCGTCGGTTATGCGGCGGCTGGCGTCGCGGCGAGCGTCGCCGGCGGCGTGGGCCTTCCCGGCTCGCTCGGTGAGCCGGTCGACGCGGTCGTCGGCTCGTTCTCGGCGCTCGGCTTCAACAACGGCGGTGGGCCGGGCGGTGTTGTCGATCTCGATGATGACCTCGTGGCTGGCGGCCCGTAGCGCATCGGCTGCCGCGTTGATGTACCAGGTCTTGGCGTCGCGGTCGCGGCTGACATTGATGCAGATGCCACGGTTGCGGCGCCACTCGAAGCCGTGCTTGCGGACGATCTCGTAGACGCCGTCGCCCTTCTTCGAGCCGGTGAGCAGGGTGCCGTCTTCGTGGGTGTGGGTGATGGTGATGGTGGCCATGTGTCGGGTGCCTCCGAATGGCAGGGCTTGCGGGCCTCGTGCTGCGGGCCGAGCCGGAAGGTGGTCGAGGTCGGGAACGCGATCGCCCGCCGCGGTTGGGATCCGGGGCGGGCGATCGCGGTGGTACGGGAGCAGATGGGGGTCAGCGGCGGAGAAGGTCGCGGGCGGCCTCGATGTGCACGCGCAGCAGAGACGCGGCCTCGTCGCCCTCCAGCAGGTATTCGGTGCCGTCGGGGAGCCGTTCGCCGTCGTGGTGAAGCTCGGCGAGGCCTTGGGCGAGGGTGAGCAGGCCGGCGAAGGTCGGCTGGGCCTTCGGTTGGTCGAGCGCTTCGCTGATGTCGAGGACGATCAGGTTCAGATGGCGGTCGAGGTGCGGGTCGGAGGTGGTGTCGAGCGCGCCGTTGACGCCTTGGAACGCGGTGTAGGCGAGTTCGAGGTGGTCTTCGACCGCGGTGGCGGCATCGCCGCTCAGGCCGGTGGGCGGGTTGCCGATGTCGTCGCCGATGTGGGCGGCGCCGGGGTAGTTGCGGGCCAGGTCGTAGCGGAATTCCGGGTTGAACCACAGCAGGGTGCCGTAGGCGTCGAACAGCAACAGGAGGGTGATGTTGGGCTGGCCGTCGTAGCCGGTGTCCTTGGTGGCGACCAGGCGGGCGGCCTGGTCACCCATCGTCGCTCGCAGGATGCGGGCGGCGGCGGCGAGTTCCTGGGTACCGCAGTGGTGGGCGGCGAGGTCTGCGGCGCTGCGGGCGGCGGTCAGGTCGGCGGTGTAGGCGGGGTTCGGCTGGGGCAGGTCGAAGATCACGAAGTGCCTTCCTCGAGGAGGGTTCCGCCGGGCAACGCACCCGGCGGTATGCATGTTCGTGCAGCTCAGGACGTTGGAACTCGGCCTGTCCTGGAGGTTCGGAGACCGTAGCGGCAAGGGGGTCAGAGCCCAAGCGGCCCAGGTCAGCAGAGCGACGGCAGCAGCTCGGCGAGTACGCCCGCCCACGGATCCGCGTCCTGCCCGGCGGATGCGGCCCGCGCCGCGAGCGCGGCCTGCCGTGCCGCCCACTCCCGGGCCGCCTGCGGGCAGTTGCGTTCCCACTTCACCAGCCCGTGCGGGCACAGCTCTTCCCGCCGACGGGCCTGGTCCGACCACCCCGACGAGTCGATCGAGGTGGCCAGATGCCCGACCGTTTCCAGCAGCCGCCCCTTGCCGCCGAACAGGTGCAGCCGGGTCAGCCCGGCCGCGTGCAGCAACCGCACGATCGCCGCGGCCTCCGCGCGCGGGCGGCCGAGCAACGCGCCGACCCCGACCAGCGGTTCGGCGTGCAGGTCGACGCCGGCCCGCCGGTACATGTCCAGGTGCCGCAGGTAACCGGCCGGGGTCGCGCCGGTGAGCACCGGCAGGATCGGCACGCCGGTGTCCGCCGCCCGCAGCTGGATGACCGACACCGTCGTGCGGATCTGATGCTCGAACTCGGTCAGGCCCGTCGCTGTCAGCGTCCGAGGGCTGGCGGGCCAGTCCTGCGGCGCCGCCCAGACGAGCCGGCCGATCTCCGCCGCGTACCGGCGGATGTCGGCCGCGTACCTGGCCGCCGACACCGTCCAGGTCCGGTTCTTCTCCAGGTGCCGGTACGCGCCCGAGTCGAGCACCCACGCGGCCGTGGCCACCGGCGGCGTCTTCACCGTGCGCAGCCGGTCGTAGGAGATGAGGACCCGGTCGCCTTCCCACAGGGCGCTGACATCCCCGCCGATCCACACCAGCAGGCCCGGCCCGGCGGTGTCGGTGTCCGCGGCCGCAGCGCCCGGCAGGCGAACGAACGTGTTGACCCGCCGCTGCTC from Actinoplanes derwentensis includes these protein-coding regions:
- a CDS encoding deazapurine DNA modification protein DpdA family protein, whose amino-acid sequence is MSGPRTEVDLLRTVTAGTYPVHCRRHEVSGLEQDTATAADAISPVYGGITYVVPCGAQKRNRPARARDLYLGQMFHHTLVAAERAAAADTAESGSPARVLILSGRYGLVHPDQLLEPYEQRIDVPGAVSAATIAAQATAFGIGWRAEVYALLPKAYLARLDAALKPLDVYVQDVYEGCGSIFEQRRVNTFVRLPGAAAADTDTAGPGLLVWIGGDVSALWEGDRVLISYDRLRTVKTPPVATAAWVLDSGAYRHLEKNRTWTVSAARYAADIRRYAAEIGRLVWAAPQDWPASPRTLTATGLTEFEHQIRTTVSVIQLRAADTGVPILPVLTGATPAGYLRHLDMYRRAGVDLHAEPLVGVGALLGRPRAEAAAIVRLLHAAGLTRLHLFGGKGRLLETVGHLATSIDSSGWSDQARRREELCPHGLVKWERNCPQAAREWAARQAALAARAASAGQDADPWAGVLAELLPSLC